DNA sequence from the Entomomonas asaccharolytica genome:
ACTACCATCAGACATTAATACCAAATGTGTCGCCTGACAACTGCTTAATAATGGACTAGGTTGTGGTTGGCCATTCCAATAGAACGTACCTTGATAAGGACCTGTAGGTGCATTACTACTTGGATAATTGGATATATAACGTGCCGCATCTAACATTGCAGGCATGGTCGGTGTTTGTGCCACAGTTGCTTCTTCTTCATTAACGGCATTCACAATCCTGCGACGTATTGTTAAGCTATTGGGCGCCATTAGCTCCTGCCTAGCAGTAAAGGTTATTTTCATCGCATTAGCATAACCAGTATCATAAGGTTTAAACTGCATATTTCTACTGGGTGAATGCAGGAGAACAACTAGCCCATTACCATTTTGCCAACCATTTTGCTGTATCTTTGCCCTCATTAAATTAGTGATATCACATTGCACTGGAACATCGCGAGAGTTAGCAGGAATAGTACAAGTACTGGATACAGCGAACGGTGTTCTTTGTCCTAAATCATTTCTAGCAACTTTAAGCCGCTCTGCAGATACCGCATTATCCAAGGAGATTTGTATTGTACCTCCATAATTATTATTAGGAACTAGTTGCAATGTAGCTTCAACCAAACCCTTATCAGCTAAACTATCAGTACCTGCTGCTACAGGATTTTTTATTAATAAATTTGAAAAATAAGCACCTACTCTATAGTTACTGTAAGCATATAGAATATTACCTGATAATGTTGGTGTATTACTGCTACTACCTGTTTGATAACCATCAGCACTACGAGAAGCTAAAGATTCCTCCCAGGTTTTGGTCATACATCCTGTTTCACCACCCGTATACTCAAACTCTAATACTGGACGGAAGCTTGAGCTTTGATCATAGGTAAAGGCAGATCTATAACCATTACCTGATTGGTGTTCTAAAAAGAAAGCAACAGATTGACCACCACACCATTCTTGAGCCTGTACAATTTCACTTAAAACATTAGAAATATCAGGTGTTTTAACATATTTTGTAGCTAAATCATCACCTGCATTCGTTTTCCAAATTTCAGTTATTGACCAAGAAGTACTACTACTTGTTTTATTTCTTTTGGTAAAGTCATCACTTGTAGCATTAAACTCTTTAGCATCACCTGTTTTTTCACCTGTAATTCTTAAAGTAACAGGCTTATCATTCCCCCCAGCAGGTATCATTTTAATTGTAGCCTTAGTAATAGTCGCACCTTGAGGGATATAAACATTATTAAAACGTACAGCTGCAGTGGACGTACCTGTTTGATTAGAAGTATAAGTAAGTTTTAACTTAGGTGCTGCTGCGCCAATGGTATGATATGGCTTGGAATAAGCTGTAGCACCGCCTGTCCAAAATCTAATGGCTAAGTCAGCCATTGGAGCGCCTGAAGCAGCTGCATCTGATTTAAAATTATTTCTGTAAGTCGAGGCAGAGTCTTTATCCGTTGTAGAAATACCAAGCGCTTCTTGAATGGCTGTTGTAATATTAAGGGTAATTTTCTTATTTTCTTGCCACCAACAATAAGCTCCATCCTGAGGAGATCCCCAAGCGGAATCTGCATCTCCCCCTATATCATTATTCCAAGTAGTCTGATTTTGTCTTACACCCCAGTATCTTGAGGAATAACCAGTTGACCCTGATTTAAGATAAAAATTAAAATCACTTGTGGTGCCTGATGTATTATAAATAGGTGAATCCACATTAGGAGCAGGGAAATTTCTCGCTGAAGAGACACGCCAATTAAGCCATTCTGCTTCACCTTTATAACTATAACTATTTACAGTACAAAAAGTATTCCCATTACTCTTATAGAAACCATCTTTCTTTGGAGTAATTATTAAATGAGCTTTCTTAATCGTAGCATCTGAGGGAATATTCACCCCTTTAAAAATAAACAATGCTTGATCACCATAACCTGTTTGGTTATAGCCAGTACCATTTAAACCTGTGATAACATCACGACTTTCACCATCAACTATTTCTTTTTCTATAATATGATTTCTTTTACCACTACCAGTACCAGTGGTGTTGAATATACTGGATTGACAAAACTCTGCCTCATCATCCAATACAAGCGAACAAACATAACTAATTGCGTTTGAATAAGTAAAACTATCATACGCTGATCCTGATTGTACTCTAGGTAGCAAGAACAAAGTGTTATAACGATCTACATCTAGATCAAATTCCCTTTCTACATTGTTATAATCTGCCCCAATATCACCCATTAACATCACATTACTGGTAACAGAAACATTTTTTCTAGAGCCATTAATGGTAGGCTGATGAGCATCATCTAGCCCATTCGTGGAACGAGCTGCGGTTTCTTTTATTGAGCCATCATCAAGTGCATCAATATCAACAACTGGATAAACTAATTTTGCAGCTTTACCTACACTTGTATCCGAACCAACTGTGATATGTGGGTATTTCATTACCCCAACACGTACCCCTCTCAACGAAGTATTAAGTAATGTTTCTGTTACCGCATCTCGAAGACCTTCAATTCTTCTCGTACTAGTACCATTGATATTGGTATCACGCATTGATGTAGAATAGTCCAATAAAAATATAATATTGGGTTTAGCCACATTGGTGTACTGCTCTGAACCAAAAAATACTTCACTATCATCAGCGTAAGTTATACTTGTATGTAAGATAGCACTGGCTATCAACATTGTAGAACTCGCTACTTTAAATTTATTCAAAATCATATTGCCATCCTCAGACGCTATGAAATAGCTAGAAATCAACTACAACTTATTTTCTAACTAAAATGTCTTTACCAAAAATTAAAACAGCCCAAATTTATATATTAATATTATCTAATTTATATCAAACTACTAAAAATACTCTTTATACTCAACTACTAATTCTTTAATTTGTGATGAATTACAATATCTTATTTACTACCTGTTACAGCATAGGTTTGTAAATGTCGGCTAACAACACATCCAGCATTTTCTCTCGCTTGGTTATTTGTGACATCTGTTCCAGCAGGGCAAGCAATACCTGTAATAACAACAGCAATACAGTCCTTGCTATTAGCTCCACAAGTCACAATAGCCGCATCATTTCCAACGGCAGGAACACAGGCAAACCATGCCGAAGTTATACGTCTCCTATCGTTTGGCTCATCTAATACACTTTCGACAACATTTATAATCGTTGAATTGTCAGAAGCATGGGTTCTAAATTGCTGGTCAAAACCACTTGAACATAAATTAGTACGTAAGCTTGTAACAACAGTTGCATCTGTATTCATTAGTTCTAATAAAACGTCTGAACCAGATGATGCCGCTTGATAAGCTTGCTTTTGTAAAACACTATTATTGGTTATCACAGCATGAGAGGTACTATTCGCAGCCACAGATAAAGCCAATACCATCATTACTAACAACAACATTAACACTACTAATAAAGTGGAGCCTTGTTGTTTGCTTTTAGTTAATTTACACATATTATAAATTCCTCAATCTATAAGTAGCTGAGTAACTTCTTTGAACAGCTGTAAAGGCTTCATGTTTCTCAGTTCCTGAACCTGCTGCTGTCTTTACATTAATATAAAAAGTTATTAATTTCGCTGCCTGTAGATTTACAAGATTACTCATATTCGTATCATCATAATTAGTATCTCCACCAGTCCCAATAGTAACTTCGCTAAACTCTCCAGTATCATTCTGGAGTGTCAGCACTATTTTTTCTATGCGGACTCCTTCAATACGATCATTAACTAAATCAAAATTATTTGATGTTGCAACACTCCTACCTTGAATACAAAGATCTTCTGGATAAGTATCACCACAATTTTGATATACCATATTACGATAGTAGAGTTTTCGGCCAAAACAATCCTCAGCTGTCAATTGTGTTTCACCTGATTGAGCAAATTTCTCATCTATACCATATGCAAACATAACCCCAACAGGCGTCTTTAATGGCACAACGGCAAAAGAACGCTTTCTATGTTCATCAGTATTTTTTCCTGACCAACCTATCTCTCCCCCAGCACTACAACCATTATAGCCAGCCCTACCAGCTTCTGAGCCCAATAAATCCAGCACTGTTTTTGCTCTATCTTGGTTAACGGATAAATTATTGGTAGTAGTACCTAAAGATGAAGATGAGATCATCACTTGGGTGACACCTAGCAATAAGATCATCCCTAGTAATAAGGCTATCATTAGCTCAATAAGAGAAAATCCATTTTGCTTTACCTGTAAAAAACTTTTCATAAAAGTCCCACTTAATATTATAATGCTGTATTAACAATAAAATAACTGTAGTAGCTACCTACTGTTGATGAGTCAGAAGCTTGGCCTAGCTCTCTTGCCGTATCCCATGTAATAGAAAGCTTGTAACGTTTATTGTCGGGGACACCCATGATATCTGACTTCGACAGTTCTAGATCCCATGTAACATTTTGAACAGCTAATCCACTAATTTGCTCATTAAAATTATAAATATCATTTACTGCCATATCAGCACCACTACACCATTTTCCTAGTCCTTGGCACGCTGATTTTTTTGAACCTACTTTCTTAAGGTATTCATCTATATTGGTAGGATTTACTCTTATCTTTTCAATAAAAGTATTAGCCATTAATGCTATTTGTTCTGTTTCATAAGCTTTCACATTAACTTGCGAACTACGAATAATTAAAATAGAAGCACCTAATATGCCAATAACTAAAATAACGAAAGCAATTAATACTTCTAATATACTAAAGCCACGCTGAGTATTTACCTTAATCATTACTGCAGCTCTCCTGTTCTACTCTACTTTGCCCAATGGCAGAAACATTCATAACATTACACTTTTCAGTGGCAGCACTTGTTTTAGCTGTTATCTTCCATTTAACAGTCCCTGCTCCCTTTGGAAAATAATCCTTATTTAATGTCAAACCTGTGGAAGGAACATAAGCTCCATTATCATTATATTTAACAAATGAATCAGGTATACCATGGATAGCTGAGCTACTATCTGGGTAAAACGCTATAACCTTACCTAAACTTCCAGTGCTTCTATTGGTTATAACTATTGAGTTTGCAAGAGTCATCTCTCGAAGCCGATCTTTTATAGGACTTGCATAAAGAAAAACACCTATCTTTTTACTCTTTGTGAAATCATCTTCACATACATACTCATCTGAATCTTGAGTAAATGGACAAACAATTACTGGATTATTATGTGTAACTGCTGCTGTCTTTGCATACTGAAGCAAGCCTACTAACTCATTTGTTGTAGCAGTTATAGCATTTTTCTTTGACACACTAGAAAAATTAGGTACAGCTATAACTGTCAATACCGCCACAATCACTATCACCATCATTAGTTCTAAAGCTGTAAAACCCTTTTCTTTAAAAATTTTCATATTATGAACCTTAATTTGTTGGTTATTTATCCATAAATTAACTAACACTCAACACGTCAGCCCACCAATAAATAGTATAAAATTTCACTTATTACCATTATTTACAAAACCATTACTAATGCAACGAACAAACCCTCTAGATTTGCTAAATATCACATTTTAAAAATATTTTGCTATGCAAATCATGCAAAAACGACAGTTTTATTTTCATGCACTAACACTCGATCTTCTAAGTGATAACGCAACCCCCTTGCCAATACCATTTTTTCTACATCTCTTCCTAATCTTACCATGTCCTCAATGCTATGTTGATGAGATATACGTACTACATCTTGCTCAATAATAGGTCCTGCATCTAATTCTTCTGTCACATAGTGGCAGGTTGCACCTATCAGTTTCACACCGCGTTGAGCTGCTTGGTGATAAGGCTTTGCCCCAACAAAAGAAGGTAAGAAACTATGATGAATATTAATAATTTGGTGGGCGTAATGTTGACACAGCGAAGGTGGCAGAATTTGCATATACCTTGCCAAAACAATACAGTCAGCCTTGTAGTCTTCTATTAATTGAGTAACTTTAGCAAAACTCTCTTGTTTATTATTAGCATCTACAGGTACATGATGATAAGGTACGCCATACCATTCAACCATACTCCGCAAGTCATTATGATTGGAAATAACACCCACAATATCACAATCTAACTCATTACTATGCCAACGATACAGTAAATCAATTAAACAATGTGACTCTTTACTGGCCATTAACACCACTTTTTTCTTTTGATTAGACTCTGTTACCTGCCAAGTCATTTTGAACTGGTCAGCGACAGGTGCAAAAGCCTGTTTAAAACCATCTAAATCAAAAGGTAAAGATTCTGCTTGAATCACATGACGCATAAAAAACTGGCCATTTGCTAAATCTGAATGGTGGTTTGCTTCCAGAATCCAACCATTATAGGTAGCTAAAAACCCACTTACTTTAGCTACAATACCAATCCCATCAGGACAAGAAATTACCAACCGAAAGGTATTCATAAACACTCCCATAGTCTACAACGGCGGGTATTGTAAGTTGTATATTGCACTTAGTCCATTAAGTTAAGTGAGGTTATTAATAAAATAGTTTTTTTGAAAAAGATATGCAGACATGTATATTACTGTCTTAAATAAAGAATTTGCCATTATTAAACCTTTAATTTATAAATATTTTTGCTCTAAATAAGCTATGTAATTTTGCCATAGTGTTAAGATTTGTTGTTGCTGTATATCACTATTATCAAATAATTCTTGG
Encoded proteins:
- a CDS encoding PilW family protein, which codes for MKSFLQVKQNGFSLIELMIALLLGMILLLGVTQVMISSSSLGTTTNNLSVNQDRAKTVLDLLGSEAGRAGYNGCSAGGEIGWSGKNTDEHRKRSFAVVPLKTPVGVMFAYGIDEKFAQSGETQLTAEDCFGRKLYYRNMVYQNCGDTYPEDLCIQGRSVATSNNFDLVNDRIEGVRIEKIVLTLQNDTGEFSEVTIGTGGDTNYDDTNMSNLVNLQAAKLITFYINVKTAAGSGTEKHEAFTAVQRSYSATYRLRNL
- a CDS encoding pilus assembly protein, which codes for MILNKFKVASSTMLIASAILHTSITYADDSEVFFGSEQYTNVAKPNIIFLLDYSTSMRDTNINGTSTRRIEGLRDAVTETLLNTSLRGVRVGVMKYPHITVGSDTSVGKAAKLVYPVVDIDALDDGSIKETAARSTNGLDDAHQPTINGSRKNVSVTSNVMLMGDIGADYNNVEREFDLDVDRYNTLFLLPRVQSGSAYDSFTYSNAISYVCSLVLDDEAEFCQSSIFNTTGTGSGKRNHIIEKEIVDGESRDVITGLNGTGYNQTGYGDQALFIFKGVNIPSDATIKKAHLIITPKKDGFYKSNGNTFCTVNSYSYKGEAEWLNWRVSSARNFPAPNVDSPIYNTSGTTSDFNFYLKSGSTGYSSRYWGVRQNQTTWNNDIGGDADSAWGSPQDGAYCWWQENKKITLNITTAIQEALGISTTDKDSASTYRNNFKSDAAASGAPMADLAIRFWTGGATAYSKPYHTIGAAAPKLKLTYTSNQTGTSTAAVRFNNVYIPQGATITKATIKMIPAGGNDKPVTLRITGEKTGDAKEFNATSDDFTKRNKTSSSTSWSITEIWKTNAGDDLATKYVKTPDISNVLSEIVQAQEWCGGQSVAFFLEHQSGNGYRSAFTYDQSSSFRPVLEFEYTGGETGCMTKTWEESLASRSADGYQTGSSSNTPTLSGNILYAYSNYRVGAYFSNLLIKNPVAAGTDSLADKGLVEATLQLVPNNNYGGTIQISLDNAVSAERLKVARNDLGQRTPFAVSSTCTIPANSRDVPVQCDITNLMRAKIQQNGWQNGNGLVVLLHSPSRNMQFKPYDTGYANAMKITFTARQELMAPNSLTIRRRIVNAVNEEEATVAQTPTMPAMLDAARYISNYPSSNAPTGPYQGTFYWNGQPQPSPLLSSCQATHLVLMSDGSANVNGTNWRKGLVSYTGRPYNKSTTSCEYNGRSDGSSSQMCGQALVNFMSTTSQGLNDDGRENWVTTHAVAFGSKSAGEFLQRLVNANSISNKGRYFYAETSNDLVNAFMDIMDTAKGTFYNYTSGQVAISNENRYIQRREIYYSLMEPSNRNHWAGNMKRFGLVYKPTTVTIRNDDGTSYTTQGQKAILVDSEGVEAVFQSSDGYYFIDPKTTSWWYTGEVQIEDDGTVVTGDGGDVHRGGVLGKLADNPDNRNMYVMKGNTLIDFKASNVAASGAAKITPDDMQVSTEEDDDVVKLTKGYVNFLRGFAFTRDGEASVDTIIDKKDLRLGDFAHSAVNFVNYGQCSVKGQENADPISCDASYKVDDKGNEIVDYNEPKFLGTGLQQVALLAGNDGFFRAFDVTNGEQLYAIIPSEMLPIIPELEERKTIGLDVPRLYALDGTVHIYHDDQDNDGYVNNSERAIAYVATGRGGRALYAIDISSKTSPSLLWKIEGNKGDQFNNLGYTWSTPVTGKMQVGTEVRNVVIFGGGYDPQQDDMAERTVDYMGNEIYILDAVTGGIIWKADQSAYSNMKYSIPSSVTTVEREVDGSGNKLISDIFVGDMGGQLWRFTIDNGAIKPVGENGVIARVGASGDKALAQRIYMPPAVYEFVDSANKGKYSVNIGTGYLGHPLVTYNKDKFYSFRFNVRASDGDNTVLTEALMAQVTSDTIKDEGNSLSLEAAFNEYGFYVNFGAADPSGLTGNGVGEKMISSMSAARNVTNQNREEASVFFNTYVPNPNSASTCRLASGWQRAYGFNLVTGESYFGDSLFRSSVIIGIPPGVNTYCEGNWCTPVWNYEDLATGSEDGNRKPFQWKEYEGSTTAVYKKMSWTDLFDPEI
- the pilV gene encoding type IV pilus modification protein PilV, with translation MIKVNTQRGFSILEVLIAFVILVIGILGASILIIRSSQVNVKAYETEQIALMANTFIEKIRVNPTNIDEYLKKVGSKKSACQGLGKWCSGADMAVNDIYNFNEQISGLAVQNVTWDLELSKSDIMGVPDNKRYKLSITWDTARELGQASDSSTVGSYYSYFIVNTAL
- the purU gene encoding formyltetrahydrofolate deformylase, which codes for MNTFRLVISCPDGIGIVAKVSGFLATYNGWILEANHHSDLANGQFFMRHVIQAESLPFDLDGFKQAFAPVADQFKMTWQVTESNQKKKVVLMASKESHCLIDLLYRWHSNELDCDIVGVISNHNDLRSMVEWYGVPYHHVPVDANNKQESFAKVTQLIEDYKADCIVLARYMQILPPSLCQHYAHQIINIHHSFLPSFVGAKPYHQAAQRGVKLIGATCHYVTEELDAGPIIEQDVVRISHQHSIEDMVRLGRDVEKMVLARGLRYHLEDRVLVHENKTVVFA
- a CDS encoding GspH/FimT family pseudopilin, giving the protein MKIFKEKGFTALELMMVIVIVAVLTVIAVPNFSSVSKKNAITATTNELVGLLQYAKTAAVTHNNPVIVCPFTQDSDEYVCEDDFTKSKKIGVFLYASPIKDRLREMTLANSIVITNRSTGSLGKVIAFYPDSSSAIHGIPDSFVKYNDNGAYVPSTGLTLNKDYFPKGAGTVKWKITAKTSAATEKCNVMNVSAIGQSRVEQESCSND